One genomic segment of Hordeum vulgare subsp. vulgare chromosome 2H, MorexV3_pseudomolecules_assembly, whole genome shotgun sequence includes these proteins:
- the LOC123424568 gene encoding ER membrane protein complex subunit 8/9 homolog — protein sequence MGVECRYEVAQAAYVKLALHALKHPAAAVNGLLVGRLADPAASPAAVVSVADAVPLSHQPHHLPLLPTLELALTLVEDHFQPQGLAVVGYYHANARRDDADLPAVAKRVGDHIFRYFPRAAVLLLDNVKLEEVVKGNSRDAVVQLYTRDSSKSWRQAGSDGSSQLKLKEPSTNVVLADHVTTKKWQQVVDFDDHLDDISKDWLNESLLG from the exons ATGGGCGTGGAGTGCCGGTACGAGGTCGCGCAGGCGGCGTACGTCAAGCTCGCGCTGCACGCGCTCAAGCACCCGGCGGCCGCCGTCAACGGGCTCCTCGTCGGCCGCCTGGCGGACCCGGCCGCCTCCCCGGCCGCCGTCGTCTCGGTCGCCGACGCCGTGCCGCTCTCCCACCAGCCGCACCACCTCCCGCTGCTCCCCACGCTCGAGCTCGCGCTCACCCTCGTCGAGGACCACTTCCAGCCGCAGGGCCTCGCCGTCGTCGGGTACTACCACGCCAACGCCCGCCGCGACGACGCCGACCTTCCCGCCGTCGCCAAGCGCGTCGGGGACCACATCTTCCGCTACTTCCCCCGCGCCGCCGTCCTGCTG CTGGACAACGTGAAGCTCGAGGAGGTGGTCAAGGGGAACAGCCGCGACGCTGTTGTTCAG CTATACACCAGGGATTCATCAAAAAGCTGGCGTCAGGCTGGATCAGATGGAAGTAGTCAGCTCAAACTGAAAGAGCCATCTACCAATGTGGTCTTAGCTGACCATGTTACCACGAAGAAATGGCAGCAAGTTGTTGATTTTGACGACCACCTCGATGATATTAGCAA GGACTGGTTGAACGAAAGCCTGCTTGGTTGA